In Allocoprobacillus halotolerans, a genomic segment contains:
- a CDS encoding DUF3781 domain-containing protein, translating into MDNPDILFTHIEQLHTTKLGQERIIRNLKLTNDDVVDYCKKIILNKDCQIYKQGKNWYCELDNIKITVNAHSYTIITAHLIKTR; encoded by the coding sequence ATGGATAATCCAGATATTTTATTCACTCATATTGAACAATTACATACAACAAAGTTGGGGCAAGAAAGAATTATAAGAAATTTGAAATTAACGAATGATGATGTTGTTGATTACTGTAAAAAGATAATTTTAAATAAAGATTGTCAAATTTATAAACAAGGGAAAAACTGGTATTGTGAATTAGACAATATCAAAATCACTGTTAACGCACATAGCTATACAATTATTACAGCTCATTTAATAAAAACTCGTTAA
- a CDS encoding 6-phosphofructokinase, which translates to MEKKVKRIALLSGGGDCPGLNAVIRTITKTAIRKYGWEVIGYVYGYRGLYNNNYIELTEEKVEAIYKEGGTILYSSNKDNLFDYLVDDGKGGKVKQDVSDVGVENLKKAGVDVLVVLGGDGTLTSARDFSRKGVQVIGVPKTMDNDLSSTDLTYGFISAMSVGTEFIDRLQTTAKSHHRVICCELMGRDAGWIALYSGLAGNAGVCLIPEIPFTIENIAKHVAKRDEQGLPYTVIAVAEGAKYADGTKVIGKIVEDSPDPVRYSGLAAKVADDLEKVIPNHEVRSVNPGHIIRGGDISPYDRILSIRFGVKACELIDEGLFGNVVTLHGEQMDYTSLEEVIGDAKFGKQKRVDPNGELVRAAKAIGVCFGDE; encoded by the coding sequence ATGGAAAAGAAAGTGAAAAGAATTGCATTACTTTCTGGTGGTGGTGACTGTCCAGGATTAAATGCTGTGATTAGAACAATTACAAAAACAGCTATTCGTAAATATGGTTGGGAAGTTATTGGATATGTTTACGGATATCGTGGTTTATATAACAATAACTATATTGAATTAACTGAGGAAAAAGTAGAAGCAATTTATAAAGAAGGAGGAACTATTTTATATAGTTCTAATAAAGATAACCTTTTTGATTATTTAGTAGATGATGGAAAAGGTGGAAAAGTCAAACAAGATGTCAGCGATGTAGGTGTTGAAAACTTGAAAAAAGCTGGTGTCGATGTTCTTGTCGTTTTAGGTGGAGATGGAACTTTAACAAGTGCGAGAGATTTCTCAAGAAAAGGTGTTCAAGTGATTGGTGTGCCTAAAACAATGGATAATGACTTATCTAGTACTGATTTAACATATGGTTTTATTAGTGCTATGAGCGTTGGAACTGAATTTATTGATCGTTTACAAACAACAGCTAAATCTCATCATCGTGTTATTTGCTGTGAATTGATGGGTAGAGATGCTGGATGGATTGCTTTATATTCAGGGTTAGCTGGAAATGCTGGTGTTTGCTTGATTCCAGAAATTCCATTTACTATTGAAAATATTGCTAAACATGTTGCTAAACGTGATGAACAAGGTTTACCTTATACTGTGATTGCTGTTGCAGAAGGTGCAAAATATGCTGATGGTACAAAGGTCATTGGAAAAATTGTTGAAGATTCACCAGATCCAGTTCGTTACAGTGGTTTAGCTGCTAAAGTGGCTGATGATTTGGAAAAAGTGATTCCAAATCATGAAGTTCGTTCTGTCAATCCAGGACATATTATCCGTGGTGGAGATATCAGTCCTTATGATCGTATTTTATCAATTCGTTTTGGTGTGAAAGCTTGTGAATTGATTGATGAAGGATTATTTGGAAATGTTGTAACATTACATGGTGAACAAATGGATTATACTTCATTAGAAGAAGTTATTGGTGATGCGAAGTTTGGAAAACAAAAACGTGTTGATCCTAATGGTGAATTGGTTCGTGCAGCCAAAGCTATTGGTGTTTGCTTCGGAGATGAATAA
- the trhA gene encoding PAQR family membrane homeostasis protein TrhA → MKEKTMKDMFKLTFGEEVGNAISHGVMAILCLFVLPFVSVYSYIKGGVVRSVGVSIFIICLFLMFLISTIYHSMAYDSKQKYVFRKLDHICIYLAIAGSYTPVALCVVKGWVGIIILVIQWSAVLAGILLKAISKRSFPVLSTTIYLVMGWIAIIFIPFLIHSSFWFLFFIVLGGVMYSVGVFFYAKHKKFFHFIWHLFINCASIFHFIAIVFLM, encoded by the coding sequence ATGAAAGAAAAAACAATGAAAGACATGTTTAAATTAACCTTTGGTGAAGAAGTAGGGAATGCCATCAGTCATGGTGTTATGGCCATATTGTGCTTATTTGTTTTGCCATTTGTATCTGTCTATTCATATATCAAAGGCGGAGTTGTTCGTAGTGTTGGGGTTTCAATTTTTATCATTTGTTTATTTTTAATGTTTTTGATATCTACCATTTATCACAGCATGGCCTATGATTCGAAGCAAAAATATGTATTTAGAAAACTGGATCATATTTGTATTTATCTAGCAATTGCAGGTAGTTATACACCAGTTGCTTTATGTGTTGTCAAAGGGTGGGTAGGTATCATCATTTTGGTTATTCAATGGTCTGCAGTTTTAGCTGGTATATTATTGAAAGCTATTTCTAAAAGATCATTTCCAGTTTTATCAACAACGATTTATCTAGTCATGGGATGGATTGCTATTATCTTTATTCCATTTCTTATCCATTCATCGTTTTGGTTTTTATTTTTCATTGTGCTTGGTGGTGTCATGTATTCAGTAGGTGTTTTTTTCTATGCCAAACATAAAAAGTTCTTTCATTTTATTTGGCATCTTTTCATCAATTGTGCTAGTATTTTCCATTTTATTGCGATCGTTTTTCTTATGTAA
- a CDS encoding PTS sugar transporter subunit IIB: MVHIMLCCASGMSTSLLVEKMLKAAAEQGIDAEIWAVGANEVKANADKADVILLGPQVRYAQRKIESEAPGIPVAHIDMKDYGMMNGKSVLKQAIQLIQK; encoded by the coding sequence ATGGTACATATTATGTTATGTTGTGCTTCTGGTATGTCAACAAGTTTATTGGTTGAAAAAATGCTTAAGGCAGCAGCTGAACAAGGGATTGATGCTGAAATTTGGGCAGTTGGAGCAAATGAAGTGAAAGCAAATGCTGATAAGGCAGATGTGATTTTATTAGGTCCTCAAGTTCGTTATGCACAACGTAAAATTGAATCTGAAGCACCTGGAATACCAGTTGCGCATATAGATATGAAAGATTATGGAATGATGAATGGAAAATCTGTTTTAAAACAGGCAATTCAGCTAATCCAAAAGTAG
- a CDS encoding GNAT family N-acetyltransferase yields the protein MKYQLIKQCDEELYQFYLRQKTYFSLIPQEITYQSIQEDMLGPAGFDEKQHYHYKIYEHNQMVAYLDYILGYRFSMQHDSHYLWIGLFLVEESLWQQHYGKRIISKLCQQYQDYTIQLACLVQNKNGITFWQAMGFQEIARSYSGHEEVVIFEKQTKEIL from the coding sequence ATGAAATATCAATTGATTAAACAATGTGATGAAGAACTTTATCAGTTTTATTTACGTCAAAAAACTTATTTTTCATTGATTCCACAAGAAATCACTTATCAATCTATTCAAGAAGATATGCTTGGACCTGCTGGCTTTGATGAAAAGCAGCATTATCATTATAAAATTTATGAACATAATCAAATGGTTGCCTATCTTGATTATATATTAGGCTATCGTTTTTCGATGCAACATGACTCACATTATTTATGGATTGGTTTGTTTCTAGTAGAAGAAAGTTTATGGCAGCAACATTATGGAAAAAGAATTATTTCAAAATTATGTCAACAATATCAAGACTATACCATCCAGTTAGCGTGTCTGGTTCAAAATAAAAATGGTATAACCTTTTGGCAGGCGATGGGTTTTCAAGAAATAGCACGTTCATATTCGGGTCATGAAGAAGTTGTAATATTTGAAAAACAGACAAAGGAGATTTTATGA
- a CDS encoding MutS-related protein: MPYSQVILEIGVVFQLCLAFLFYGKHQKIFEPISYLSTGLESYAHSYAQIVNNSFTSDYLKNLQQQLIKQEDVVLAIRQLSRISQKVIYRHNIFAFIVLNGLGLFDFYIHFQYAHWLKQYQEIVPEWFDVLAKFESLMSLSVLKIDQFDVVLPHIQDQKVLDFEDLRHPLIAPQQVVGNDFSMNEPLCVITGSNMSGKTTFMRSIGLNLVLAYAGGFVFAKSMTCTPMHIMTSMRIKDNVEEGVSTFYGELLRIKAMITFSKNHQPMICLIDEIFKGTNSLDRIAGAKATIEKLSLPYAYTFLTTHDLELGQLKKQNYHFDEYYQDEHIYFDYKIKKEYHSQAMDNFY, translated from the coding sequence ATGCCTTATAGTCAAGTGATATTAGAAATAGGAGTAGTATTTCAGCTTTGTTTAGCTTTTCTATTTTATGGAAAACATCAAAAAATATTTGAACCTATTTCTTACTTATCCACAGGATTAGAGAGTTATGCACATAGTTATGCACAAATTGTGAATAACTCCTTTACTTCAGATTATTTAAAAAATTTACAACAACAACTTATTAAACAAGAAGATGTTGTTTTGGCGATTCGCCAACTTTCCAGAATTTCTCAAAAAGTCATTTATCGTCATAATATTTTTGCTTTTATTGTTTTAAATGGGTTAGGTTTATTTGATTTTTATATTCATTTTCAATATGCTCATTGGTTAAAACAATATCAAGAAATTGTACCTGAGTGGTTTGATGTTTTAGCAAAATTTGAATCTTTAATGAGTTTATCAGTACTAAAGATTGACCAATTTGATGTTGTATTACCACATATTCAAGATCAAAAAGTACTTGATTTTGAAGATTTACGACATCCACTCATTGCTCCACAGCAAGTTGTCGGTAATGATTTTTCAATGAATGAGCCTTTATGTGTAATTACCGGTTCAAATATGTCTGGAAAAACAACATTTATGCGTAGTATTGGTTTGAATCTTGTTTTAGCATATGCTGGAGGATTTGTTTTTGCCAAGTCAATGACATGTACACCTATGCATATTATGACATCTATGCGTATTAAAGATAATGTTGAAGAAGGTGTCTCTACTTTTTATGGTGAATTGTTGCGTATTAAAGCTATGATTACGTTTTCTAAAAATCATCAACCCATGATTTGTTTGATTGATGAAATTTTTAAAGGAACCAATTCATTAGATCGAATTGCTGGTGCAAAAGCAACCATTGAAAAATTATCTTTACCGTATGCCTATACCTTTTTAACAACGCACGATTTAGAACTTGGACAACTCAAAAAACAGAATTATCATTTTGATGAATACTATCAGGATGAACACATATATTTTGATTATAAGATAAAAAAGGAATATCACAGTCAAGCAATGGACAATTTTTATTGA
- a CDS encoding DMT family transporter, whose protein sequence is MNEVKGIDNALMNALSPTITFLLSFVFLKHHLSVREWIGLFLSSFAFLLSIRFQIFSIQIGFLYLLLGMILYISGNIIIQKWQIQHSICFTFYELLYGSIFLLIHCLIDGQFEFDKLLALNAWQWFLFIVISGIGFAYIQVIYMKAIRQIGAIQTSFFLSLNPLFTYFESLIFLDESFDFLHFISFLLLIIALITIRKKKID, encoded by the coding sequence ATGAATGAAGTGAAGGGTATTGATAATGCGCTCATGAACGCCTTATCACCAACTATTACATTTTTATTGTCTTTTGTGTTTTTGAAACATCATTTATCCGTTCGTGAATGGATAGGATTATTTTTATCTTCTTTTGCTTTTTTATTATCTATTCGTTTTCAGATTTTTTCCATTCAAATAGGTTTCTTGTATTTGTTGTTAGGTATGATTTTATATATATCAGGAAATATTATAATTCAAAAATGGCAAATTCAACATAGTATTTGTTTTACTTTTTATGAATTGTTATATGGATCTATTTTTCTATTGATTCATTGTTTAATAGATGGACAATTTGAATTTGATAAACTTTTAGCCTTGAATGCTTGGCAATGGTTTTTGTTTATAGTCATTTCAGGAATTGGATTTGCTTATATTCAAGTGATATATATGAAAGCTATTCGTCAAATTGGAGCCATTCAAACAAGTTTCTTTTTAAGTTTGAATCCTCTTTTTACGTATTTTGAATCATTGATATTTTTAGATGAGTCTTTTGATTTTCTGCATTTTATAAGTTTCTTATTATTGATTATTGCTTTAATCACTATAAGAAAAAAGAAAATAGATTAG
- the rpsO gene encoding 30S ribosomal protein S15: MLTKEEKTAIMKEYATKEGDTGSPEVQIAVLTADINKLNEHFKVHKKDYHSNRGLLKKIGRRRDLLKYLKNKDLDRYTALVDKLGLRR; this comes from the coding sequence ATGTTAACTAAAGAAGAAAAAACTGCTATTATGAAAGAATATGCAACTAAAGAAGGAGATACAGGTTCTCCAGAAGTACAAATCGCTGTTTTAACTGCTGATATCAACAAATTAAATGAACATTTCAAAGTTCATAAAAAAGACTATCATTCAAATAGAGGTCTTTTAAAGAAAATCGGTAGAAGAAGAGATTTATTAAAATACCTAAAAAATAAAGATCTTGATAGATATACAGCATTAGTTGACAAATTAGGATTAAGAAGATAA
- a CDS encoding undecaprenyl-diphosphate phosphatase, producing the protein MIEILKAILFGIVEGITEWLPISSTGHMILLDEFIKLDVTPEFYSMFQVVIQLGAILAVVILFWNDFFPFGKKDNHYPLAKDGILSYVKIDKIVLWIKILVACIPAAVVGILFDEQLEAIFYNYQTVAISLIVFGIAFIVIENRNAHQRSRIHSLRNITIQTALLIGVFQLIAAIFPGTSRSGATIVGALLLGVSRTVAAEFTFFLAIPVMFGASLLKIVKFGFAFTTQEVIILLVGMVVAFIVSIFVIKFLMDYIKKHDFKVFGWYRIVLGIIVLLYFLFLG; encoded by the coding sequence ATGATTGAAATATTAAAAGCGATATTGTTTGGAATTGTTGAAGGAATTACAGAATGGTTGCCTATCAGCAGTACTGGACATATGATTTTATTGGATGAGTTTATTAAATTAGATGTTACACCAGAATTTTATAGTATGTTTCAAGTTGTAATCCAACTTGGAGCAATCCTAGCAGTTGTCATTTTGTTTTGGAATGATTTCTTTCCGTTTGGTAAAAAGGATAATCATTATCCTCTAGCAAAAGATGGTATCTTGTCTTATGTCAAAATAGATAAGATTGTCTTGTGGATTAAAATCCTTGTGGCTTGTATACCAGCTGCAGTCGTAGGAATACTTTTTGATGAACAGTTAGAAGCAATCTTCTATAATTATCAAACAGTTGCAATTTCATTGATAGTGTTTGGTATTGCCTTTATTGTCATTGAAAATCGTAATGCACATCAGCGTAGTCGTATTCATTCTTTACGCAATATTACAATTCAAACAGCTTTACTCATTGGAGTCTTTCAATTAATAGCGGCAATATTCCCTGGTACTTCACGTTCAGGAGCAACAATTGTAGGAGCATTATTATTAGGCGTTTCAAGAACAGTTGCGGCAGAGTTTACATTCTTTTTAGCCATCCCTGTTATGTTTGGAGCTTCTTTGTTGAAGATTGTTAAGTTTGGTTTTGCATTTACAACACAAGAAGTAATTATCTTACTTGTTGGTATGGTTGTTGCCTTTATTGTTTCAATTTTTGTAATTAAATTTTTAATGGATTATATTAAAAAACATGATTTTAAAGTGTTTGGATGGTATCGTATTGTTTTAGGTATTATTGTTTTATTATATTTTCTATTTTTAGGATAA
- a CDS encoding DUF3196 family protein codes for MVEELIENGEYLEALNFLRDMNDEKTRYLRLVCLTGLGEFAKAKQEGRHAKGLAKETYYDVVSMYIMALKELGEYEEAIDILIEELSMPYIPYQYENLFNTAYDEILLEKKDARYEVESKNQIFSIEEINQLLNKKDCNEDLLYMAIDQLQQLNVRMIIPTIKEYLADSTKHFFAKTLLMEILIDQQVDEDMDVEKFGQSYIFNPSYMPLVLEQLAYNGILKYLENALESENPSLFEQCQEYLEYLLYSFYPQEIDEMDFNVWAAAIHYYVATLLSIDVDLSELEILYYCDLEAIEEQILALKQVEC; via the coding sequence ATGGTTGAAGAATTAATTGAAAATGGTGAGTACCTTGAAGCTTTGAATTTTCTTCGTGATATGAATGATGAAAAAACAAGATATTTAAGACTTGTCTGCTTAACTGGCTTAGGTGAATTTGCAAAAGCAAAGCAGGAAGGACGTCATGCTAAGGGGCTAGCCAAGGAAACTTATTATGATGTTGTATCTATGTATATTATGGCATTAAAAGAACTGGGAGAATATGAAGAAGCAATTGATATTTTAATTGAAGAATTATCAATGCCTTATATTCCTTATCAGTATGAAAATTTGTTTAATACAGCTTATGATGAAATCTTATTAGAGAAGAAAGATGCAAGATATGAAGTAGAAAGTAAAAATCAAATCTTCTCAATTGAAGAAATCAATCAGTTATTAAATAAAAAAGATTGTAATGAAGATTTGTTATATATGGCTATCGATCAATTACAGCAATTAAATGTTCGTATGATTATTCCAACAATCAAGGAATACTTAGCTGATTCCACAAAGCATTTCTTTGCGAAAACTTTATTAATGGAAATCTTAATTGACCAACAGGTTGATGAAGATATGGATGTTGAGAAGTTTGGACAATCTTACATTTTTAATCCAAGTTATATGCCGCTTGTTTTAGAACAGCTTGCATATAATGGAATACTCAAATATCTTGAAAATGCTTTAGAAAGTGAAAACCCATCACTGTTTGAACAATGTCAAGAGTATTTAGAATATCTATTATATTCTTTTTATCCTCAAGAAATTGACGAGATGGATTTTAATGTCTGGGCAGCTGCTATACACTATTATGTAGCAACATTACTCTCAATAGATGTTGACTTGTCTGAGTTAGAAATTTTATATTATTGTGATTTAGAAGCTATCGAAGAACAAATTTTAGCACTTAAGCAAGTTGAGTGTTAA
- a CDS encoding LysM peptidoglycan-binding domain-containing protein translates to MISISVDESIRYKMETNGMRAIGSIMINGEYKDTQEKHQFHETIDLDIFALFEKITDKRDFHVKVEDFDYHLVDGDLSLVIQAYVYGVLDDEDRVVDTIEQRESMDPAEEIEKLLREEEKITDVVQNEKTAVKQQVIEQETKPEEVVVQDIDDIDEDLGTYYFYVVQDGDSYETIARHYRMDEYALKTYNHERSLTPGTIVIIPYVI, encoded by the coding sequence TTGATTTCTATATCTGTTGATGAATCTATTCGTTATAAGATGGAAACAAATGGAATGAGAGCCATTGGAAGTATTATGATTAATGGTGAGTACAAGGATACTCAAGAAAAACATCAGTTTCATGAAACAATAGATTTGGATATTTTTGCTTTGTTTGAAAAAATTACGGATAAAAGAGATTTTCATGTCAAAGTAGAAGATTTTGATTATCATCTTGTTGATGGAGATTTATCACTTGTTATACAAGCATATGTATATGGTGTTTTAGATGATGAAGATCGAGTTGTTGATACAATTGAACAAAGGGAAAGTATGGATCCGGCTGAAGAAATTGAAAAGTTATTGCGTGAAGAAGAAAAGATTACAGATGTTGTTCAAAATGAAAAAACTGCTGTTAAACAACAGGTGATAGAACAAGAAACAAAACCAGAAGAAGTTGTAGTACAGGATATTGATGATATTGATGAGGATTTAGGCACATATTATTTTTATGTTGTACAAGATGGTGATAGTTATGAAACCATTGCCAGACATTATCGAATGGATGAATATGCATTAAAAACGTATAATCATGAACGTTCTTTAACACCAGGAACAATCGTTATTATACCTTATGTGATATGA
- the trhA gene encoding PAQR family membrane homeostasis protein TrhA, translated as MNKLFRKAMDPISSETHFIGACLSLIGLLIMIFIGIQKETSPSILWAAIVFGLSLIALYSASSIYHYFSGSDKVKTMLRKLDHSMIYVLIVGTYTPVVMSCMPVPHAYYFLAILWSVAILGIVLKICWLNAPRAIATAIYLILGWSIVFDFQSFQCITMPCFMLIACGGIAYSIGAFIYIFKKPNFTKDFGFHELFHIFVIMGSVFHYLAIVIFIL; from the coding sequence ATGAATAAATTGTTTAGAAAAGCTATGGATCCAATTAGTAGTGAAACGCATTTTATAGGCGCTTGTCTTTCATTGATAGGTTTATTAATTATGATTTTTATTGGTATTCAAAAGGAAACGTCACCATCTATATTATGGGCAGCTATTGTTTTTGGACTATCATTAATTGCCTTGTATAGTGCGAGTTCAATTTATCATTACTTTAGTGGAAGTGATAAGGTCAAGACAATGTTAAGAAAACTTGATCATTCTATGATTTATGTTTTGATTGTAGGAACTTATACACCTGTTGTTATGTCATGTATGCCTGTGCCTCATGCTTATTATTTTTTAGCAATTTTATGGAGTGTAGCGATTTTAGGTATTGTTTTAAAGATTTGTTGGCTAAATGCTCCACGTGCGATTGCGACAGCAATATATTTGATTTTAGGATGGTCTATTGTATTTGATTTTCAATCATTTCAATGCATTACAATGCCTTGTTTCATGTTGATAGCGTGTGGTGGGATTGCTTATTCCATTGGGGCATTTATTTATATTTTTAAAAAACCAAATTTCACAAAAGATTTTGGTTTTCATGAACTTTTTCATATCTTTGTGATCATGGGTTCTGTCTTTCATTATTTAGCAATTGTTATTTTTATTCTATAA
- the yihA gene encoding ribosome biogenesis GTP-binding protein YihA/YsxC, with protein MYKVNKAQFLLCAAWKSQWPNHQLPEICLAGRSNVGKSSLINTLTNHQKLAKVSGTPGKTRTLNFFNINDEICLVDVPGYGYAKVSDAIKESFADMIDTYLRDRELMRGLILIVDYRHKPTHDDIQMYQYAKYYQIPVIVVATKEDKLKRNDLNKNEKRIKETLDFQKGDMFVRFSSLNKVGIEELWQDILKLCHLPTDK; from the coding sequence ATGTATAAGGTCAATAAAGCCCAATTTCTACTTTGTGCGGCTTGGAAATCACAATGGCCAAATCATCAATTACCTGAGATTTGTTTGGCTGGTCGTAGTAATGTTGGGAAATCAAGTTTAATTAATACATTAACAAACCATCAAAAATTAGCCAAAGTATCTGGAACACCTGGTAAAACACGTACATTAAATTTCTTTAATATTAACGATGAAATCTGTTTAGTTGATGTGCCAGGTTATGGTTATGCAAAAGTCAGCGATGCGATAAAAGAAAGCTTTGCTGATATGATTGATACATACTTAAGAGATCGAGAATTAATGAGAGGCTTGATTTTGATTGTTGATTATCGTCATAAACCAACTCATGATGATATTCAAATGTATCAATATGCAAAATATTATCAAATTCCAGTTATTGTTGTAGCAACCAAAGAAGATAAATTAAAACGCAATGATTTAAATAAAAATGAAAAGCGTATTAAAGAAACTTTAGATTTTCAAAAAGGAGATATGTTTGTTCGTTTTTCAAGTTTAAATAAAGTAGGTATTGAAGAGCTATGGCAAGACATCTTAAAACTTTGTCACTTACCAACGGATAAGTAA
- the tig gene encoding trigger factor has translation METVCNKLEKSMMEVKVTFTTEEWKKAQEKALDKLAKQVKIDGFRKGHVPKQMIKARLGKGAILEEATDMILQQNYSGILLDNDIHPVGQPEVKIDEITDEVLKLTVTAPVAPEVNLGQYKGLEVKKTQVKVTKKEIEAELKNYQNQFAELVIKEEGQVENGDTAVIDFEGFKDGVAFEGGKGENHPLEIGSGSFIPGFEEQLIGMSVGQEKEIEVTFPENYQAADLAGQKATFKVKVHEIKSKVLPEIDDELAKDVNIDGIETLADLETYTKEQIKNRKQNEAEQKFSDDIFNAVIENTPLEVPDAMVETELQQMLREVEQNLSQQGLTMDLFQQLTGKTQDDMKAEMSEQAEKRVKFNLILSEIVKVENIEVSDEEVDEEVKEIATYYGREFDEVKKLFEGQLGQIKADLATRKAVQLIKDNVK, from the coding sequence ATGGAAACAGTTTGTAATAAACTTGAGAAATCAATGATGGAAGTGAAAGTTACTTTCACAACTGAAGAATGGAAAAAAGCACAAGAAAAAGCATTAGACAAATTAGCAAAACAAGTGAAAATTGATGGGTTTAGAAAAGGGCATGTCCCAAAACAAATGATTAAAGCTAGACTTGGAAAAGGTGCAATTTTAGAAGAAGCAACTGATATGATTTTACAACAAAATTATTCAGGTATTTTATTGGATAATGATATTCATCCAGTTGGACAACCTGAAGTAAAAATTGATGAAATCACTGATGAAGTTTTAAAATTAACAGTAACTGCACCAGTTGCTCCTGAAGTGAATTTAGGTCAATATAAAGGTTTAGAAGTGAAAAAAACACAAGTCAAAGTGACAAAGAAAGAAATTGAAGCAGAATTAAAAAATTATCAAAATCAATTTGCTGAATTAGTGATTAAAGAAGAAGGTCAAGTAGAAAACGGAGATACAGCTGTTATCGACTTTGAAGGATTTAAAGATGGTGTTGCTTTTGAAGGTGGAAAAGGTGAAAACCATCCATTAGAAATTGGTTCAGGATCATTTATTCCTGGTTTTGAAGAACAATTAATTGGAATGAGTGTTGGTCAAGAAAAAGAGATCGAAGTGACTTTCCCTGAAAATTATCAAGCAGCTGATTTAGCTGGTCAAAAAGCAACATTCAAAGTAAAAGTTCATGAAATTAAATCAAAAGTTTTACCTGAAATTGATGATGAATTAGCAAAAGATGTTAATATCGATGGTATTGAAACATTAGCTGATTTAGAAACTTATACAAAAGAACAAATTAAAAACAGAAAACAAAATGAAGCTGAACAAAAATTCAGTGATGATATTTTCAATGCAGTGATTGAAAATACACCACTTGAAGTTCCTGATGCAATGGTAGAAACAGAACTTCAACAAATGCTTAGAGAAGTTGAACAAAACTTATCTCAACAAGGTTTAACAATGGATTTATTCCAACAGTTAACTGGTAAAACTCAAGATGACATGAAAGCTGAAATGAGTGAACAAGCTGAAAAGCGTGTGAAATTTAATTTGATTTTATCTGAAATCGTAAAAGTAGAAAATATCGAAGTAAGTGACGAAGAAGTTGATGAAGAAGTCAAAGAAATTGCCACTTATTATGGTAGAGAATTTGATGAAGTGAAGAAACTATTTGAAGGACAGTTAGGACAAATTAAAGCTGATTTAGCAACTCGTAAAGCTGTTCAATTGATTAAAGATAATGTAAAATAA
- a CDS encoding Maf family protein: MNKKIILASTSPRRKELLQREGIDFFVDASFIDETLDVSLSIEDRLCDLARRKADPIHRKYPDDIVIGADTIVYFDNQVIGKATDCQEARAILERLSDQKHLVYTGVAIYKGQDLQTFCEKTEVYFKDIKPMIQEYLDSNEWVGKAGAYGIQGKAGVFIDHIVGDLDNVIGLPITKVKECLLKK; this comes from the coding sequence ATGAATAAAAAGATTATTTTAGCAAGTACTTCTCCAAGAAGAAAAGAATTGCTACAAAGAGAAGGCATTGACTTTTTTGTCGATGCTTCTTTTATTGATGAAACATTGGATGTTTCTTTGTCTATTGAAGATAGACTTTGTGACTTAGCTAGACGAAAAGCAGATCCTATTCATCGAAAATATCCTGATGATATTGTGATTGGAGCAGATACGATTGTTTATTTTGATAATCAAGTCATTGGTAAAGCCACAGATTGCCAAGAAGCCAGAGCCATCCTTGAACGTCTTTCTGATCAAAAACATCTTGTTTATACAGGTGTTGCGATTTATAAGGGACAAGACTTGCAAACTTTTTGTGAAAAGACTGAAGTTTATTTTAAAGATATAAAGCCAATGATTCAGGAATATCTTGATTCAAATGAATGGGTTGGTAAAGCAGGGGCTTATGGTATTCAGGGAAAAGCAGGTGTATTTATTGATCATATTGTTGGCGATTTGGATAATGTGATTGGGTTACCCATAACAAAAGTTAAAGAATGTTTATTGAAAAAATAG